From the Kribbella sp. CA-293567 genome, the window ACGGTAGCCCCCTCGGACCGCAACCAGGCGTCAAGACTCGCCCGATCCTGCAGAGACATCACCGCGACCACGTCACCGGCCCGGGCCTCGCCGACCAGCGCCTGCGCCGCCTCGAGCTCGGTCGGGAAGGACGGTACGTCCTCGACGCCGACCGAACCGGCGCCCTCCCGGAAGACCGCCTCCAGCTCCGACGGCGGCCGGCCGCGCAGGTACTCGCCCTTGTGCCCGATCACCACCCGGTCGGCGCCACGGGCACCGATCGCGCCCATCGCGGAGACCATCTCGTCGGACCGGTCCCCCGGCGAACCCAGCGCCAGCAGCAGCCGCGCGCCGGGCATCCGGACGCCGTTCATGATCTCCAGCAGGGCTTCCAGGCCGGCCTCGTTGTGGGCGAGGTCGATCACCACGGTGAAGTCGCGGACGGAGTACATGTTCATCCGGCCCGGGTTGTTCTCCGACGGCGAGAACGTGCTCAGCCCCTCGATCACCGCGGCCCGCGGCAGCCCGAGCCCGAGCGCCGCCGAGGCGGCGGCGAGCGCGTTCTCCACGTTGTAGTGGGACAGCCCGGACAGCGTCATCGGGACGTCGACGACCTTGAGCAGCGGCTCGGCGTCGCTGGCCTGATCGAGCACGGTGATGAACCCGTCCAGCACGGTGGTCGCCCGGCCGCCCTCGTCCAGCACGCTGCGGATCGACGGCGAGTCGGGATCGCGGGAGAACACCCAGCTCTTGGCCGGCGAGTCCAGCCGCATCGCGAAGGTCCGCGGGTCGTCGCCGTTCACCACGCACCAGCCGCGCGGCCGGGTGATCTTGGTGATCACGGCCTTCACCTCGGCCAGCTGGTCGACGGTGTCGATCCCGCCCAGGCCCAGGTGGTCGGCGGTGACGTTGGTGACGACCGAGACGTCGTTGTAGGCGACGCCGACGCCGCGCCGCAGGATGCCGCCGCGGGCCGTCTCGGTGACGGCCAGCTGCACTCCGGGCTGCGACAGCACCTGGCCGGCGCCGCTCGGGCCGGAGAAGTCGCCGTACTCGACCAGCTTGCCGTCGAAGTACACGCCGTCGGTGCTCGACCAGCCGGTGTGCAGGCCTGCTGCCCGGCCGATGTGCGCGATCATCCGCGAGGTGGTGGTCTTGCCGTTCGTGCCGGTGACGGCGACGACGGGGATCTTCGGGCGCAGCGTCGGCGGCGCGTTACCGGCCGGCTCGTTGCGGACCCGGTCCCCGACGCTCGTCACCAGTTCAGGCAGCTCGTCGGCGCCGAAGGCGTCGACCACCTCGACGATCGCCATCGCGAGCGCGCGGGCGCGGCCCTCGTGCGCCCACGGGAACGCCACCACCAGCCGGTGCACGTCGTTCTCGGAGCGGACCCGGACGCCGATCCGCCCGATCCCTGCCTCGCGGGCGATCCGACGCAGAATGTGCCCGACCACCCGGACCGCGAACCGCTGCCGGAAGCCGGAGCCGATCCGCCCGGGCCGGGTCGCGCCGAGCCCGAGTGCCTGCGCGTACGCCTTCGCGGCCGGAGCCGGCGCGTCGATCAGGGCCGACAGGTCGAGCGTGAGCTTGATCGCTGCCCGGCTGAAGTACAGGTTGGCCCCGTCCAGGACGCGGAGCTCTACCAAGGAGGTGGACACTAGGCACCCATCGCGTGAAAGCCGCCGTCGACGTGGATGATCTCGCCGGTGGTGGAGGGGAAGAAGTCACTGAGCAGGGCGACGATCGTCTTGCCGGTCGGCTCGAGGTCGGACGGGTCCCAGCCCAGCGGGGCCTGGTCCAGCCACGGTCCCTCGAACTTCTCGAAGCCCGGGATCGCCTTCGCGGCCAGCGTCTTCAGCGGACCGGCGGAGACCAGGTTGCAGCGGATCCCCTGCGCGCCCAGGTCACGCGCCAGATAGCGCGAGGTCGACTCCAGGGCCGCCTTCGCGACCCCCATCCAGTCGTACCCCGGCCAGGCCACGCTGGCGTCGAAGGTCAGCCCGACGATGCTGCCGCCCCGGCTCATCAGCGGCGCGCAGGTCACCGCCAGCGACTTCAGGCTGTACGCCGAGACGTGCACCGCGCGGGACACGTCGTCCCACGGGCCGTCCAGGAACTTGCCGCCGAGGATCGTCTCCGGGTTGCCGTAGGCGATCGAGTGCACGACGCCGTCGAGACCGTCGACGTGCTCGCGGATCGCGGCCGGCAACGCGGCCAGGTGATCCTCGTCGGTGACGTCGAGCTCGATCACCGGCGGCGTCACCGGCAGCCGGCCGGCGATCCGCCGGGTGATGCTCAGCGCCCGGCCGAAGTTCGAGATCAGTACCGTGGCGCCTTGTTCCTGCGCCACCTTGGCGGTCGCGAAGCCGATCGAGGAGTCGAGCGTCACGCCCGCGACCAGGATCCGCTTGCCGTCGAGGATGCCCACCGGCATTCCCTTTCTCGAAAGAAGTATTGGTCAGTGGCCCATGCCGATGCCGCCGTCGACCGGGATCACGGCGCCGGTGATGTAGGCGGCTTCGTCGGAGGAGATCCAGCGGACGGCCTGGGCGATCTCCTCGGTCCGGCCGAACCGGCCGAGCGGGATCTGGCCCAGGTACTGCTTCTGGGTCTCCTCCGGCAGCACGGCGGTCATGTCGGTCTCGACGAACCCCGGTGCCACCACGTTGGTGGTGATGCCCCGGCTGCCGAGCTCGCGCGCCATCGACCGGGCCATCCCGATCAGTCCGGACTTGCTGGCGGCGTAGTTCACCTGGCCGGGCGAACCGAGCAGACCGACCACCGAGGAGATGAAGACGATCCGGCCCCGGCGCAGCCGCAGCATGCCCTTGGCCGCGCGCTTGGCGACCCGGAACGAGCCGGTCAGGTTGGTCTGGATGACCGCGTCCCAGTCGTCGTCGGACATCCGCAGCAGCAGCGTGTCGCGGGTGATGCCGGCGTTGGCGATCAGTACCTCGACCGGGCCGTGCTCGGCCGCGATGGTGTCGAACGCGGCGTCGACCTGCTCGGCGTCGGTGACGTCGCACTTGACGCCGAGGAAACCTTCCGGCGGCTCACCGCTACGGTAGGTGACCGCGACCTGGTCGCCGGCCTCCCGGAAAGCGGTCGCGATAGCCAGCCCGATGCCCCGGTTGCCGCCGGTGACCAGTACCGATCTCGCCACGTTTCGATCTCCTCACGCAAGTCCCGTCCAGCGCCGTACGGCGCTGCCGCACGAACGGTATCTCCCGACCCCGCCGGTACTGCGAACCGGGCGGCCCCGGCGGTTCGCAGTACTCCGCTCCGGCCGCTCGCGGTCAGGAGTCCTCGAGGCGGAAACCGACCTTGAGGCCGACCTGGTAGTGGTCGATCGCGTTGTCGACGATGTGGCCGCGGATCTGCGTCACCTCGAACCAGTCCAGGTGCCGCAGGGTCTCACCGGCGCGGGAGATCGCGTTGGTGATCGCCGCGTCGACGCCTTCCTTGGAGGTGCCGACGAGCTCGGTGACGCGGTAGGTGCGATCGGTCATGGCTGTTCTCCTTCGGCTGGGTAGGCCGCAACTTCTGCAGCGGCGTACCGTTGATATTGATGTTGGTGAGGAGAATAGATGTCACAGCGCCGTAAGCGGGGTCGTGAACGGTCCGACGCAACGGTCATCACGGTGACCGATGCGCAACCCGGCCGGTCGGTGGACCTGGAGACCAGGATCTTCCGCTACGCCTGGATGATGTCGTTGCGGGTGGTGTGTTTCGTCGGCGCGGTGATCACTCCGTCCCCCTGGCGCTGGATCCTGCTGGTCGGTGCCGTTTTCCTGCCGTCGGTGGCGGTCGTACTGGCGAATGCGCGGCAGACCGCGAAGGTCTCCGGGGGCGAGGTCTACCTGCCGCCGGCCCGGCCGGAACTGCGTCAGGAACACGACACCGAAAAGTGATCCGCGTCGGGACTGGATTCTCATGACGGATCCGTGTCAGAATCTGCGTGCTCTGAAGTTCACGGATGAAATTCAGGGTGTTGATGCGGCGTCGGACGGCTCCCCCCGTGGCTGTCCGACGTCGCTTCATTTTGCCCAGGCTTTTGATTATTGAGTGGTCAGGAACAATTGCCCGGACCGCCCGGAATGTCACCCAGGAGAGCCTGCTGTGAGCACCACCGAGAACGACGAGCAGCTGTCGACCGTCTGCTCTGCAAGGGGATGCGGCCAACCGGCCACCTGGGCGCTGCGGTGGAACAACCCGAAGATCCACACCCCCGACCGGCGTAAGACCTGGCTGGCTTGTGACCAGCACAAGCAGAGCCTGTCGGACTTCCTCGGTGCGCGTTCTTTCCTGCGCGAGGTGGAGCCTTTCCCCGCGCCGTAACCGGACCTCTTACCGGCCTTCGGTGCGCGTTACACCGGAAAAAGTAAATTTCCGGTTCAGAAACGTCAGCCGCCGATGGCGGACATCGGCCGGACCGGCTGCAGGAAGCTCGGATCGTTGATGCCGTGGCCGGGAAGTTTTCCGCGCATCGCCCGCCGCCACCGGTCCGCCAGTTCCTCGTCGCCGGCCCCCGCCCGCAGCGCCGTTCGCAGGTCGGACTCGGTCCGGGCGAACAGACAGTCACGAACCTGGCCGTCGGCCGTCAGCCGGACCCGGTCGCAGTCACCGCAGAACGGCCGCGTGACGCTCGCGATGATGCCGACCGTGGCCGGACCGCCGTTCACGGTGAACGACTCGGCCGGCGCGCTGCCCCGGGTCGCCGCGTCGGTCGCTGCCAGGCCGAAGCGCTCGCCGAGCAGTTCGAGGATCTCGTCGGCCGTGATCATCTGGTCCCGGCTCCAGCCGTGCTGGGCGTCCAGCGGCATCTGCTCGATGAAGCGCAGCTCGTAGCCGTGGTCGAGGCAGAACTGCAGCAGCTCCGGCGCCTGGTCGTCGTTCACGCCCCGCATCAGGACCGCGTTGACCTTCACCGGGGTCAGGCCGGCCTCGTGGGCCGCCGCCAGGCCGGCCAGCACGTCCTTCAGGCGATCGCGCCGGGTCAGCTCCAGGAAGGTGTCCTGCCGAACGGTGTCGAGGCTCACGTTCACCCGGTCCAGGCCGGCCTCGCGCAACGCCTGCGCCTGCCGGGCCAGACCGATCCCGTTGGTCGTGATCGAGACCTGGGGGCGCGGCAGCAACTTCGTCGTCCGGGAGACGATGTCGACGACGCCGCGACGCAGCAGCGGCTCCCCACCGGTGAAGCGGATCTCGTCGACGCCGAGGTGGCCGACCGCCACCGAGACCAGCCGGACGATCTCGTCGTCGGTCAGCAGCTCGGGCTTGGCGAGCCAGTCGAGCCCTTCCTCGGGCATGCAGTAGGTACAGCGGAGGTTGCACCGGTCGGTCAGCGACACGCGCAGGTCGGTGGCCACCCGGCCGTAGTTGTCGGCGAGCCCGAGCGGGGTCCTGCTGGGTGCTGTCACCACCCCAGCCTACGTCGCGCCCGGCAGCCGGGCGCAGCACGTTTCAGTGGATGGCCTAAGTTCGAAGCGTGCGTCGTCTGATGAATGTCCGGTGGTTCACCTCCGCCTTGGTGATCGTCGTGCTCTCCGTGGCCTGTCTGCAGCTCGGCCGCTGGCAGCTGCACCGGCTGGACTCCCGGAAGGCGCACAACGAGGTGATCCGGAAGAACCTGGCCGCTCCGGTCACCCCGCTGACCGAGATCGTCGGGCCGGACCGGGTGATCGGCGAGCAGCACGACTGGCGCACCGCCACCGTCACCGGCCGGTACGACGCCACCAAACAGGTGGTCGTGCGCTATCGCAACGTCAACGACCGGCCGGGGTTCGAGATCGTCACGCCGCTGCTGCTGCCCGACGGCACCGCCGTACTGGTCGATCGGGGGTTCTTGCCGAAGCAGGGCGGGGAGCTGGCGCCGGGCACCGTTCCGGCCGCGCCGTCCGGGGAGGTCACCGTGACCGGCCGGCTCCGCCGCAGCGAGCGCGGCGGCCACACCAACGGCGGTACGCCGGCCGACGGCACCGCCCGGCTGATCAACGGGGCCGAGTACGCCCCGGCGCTCGGACTGACCCTGTACGACGGCTATCTGACGGTGGACCAGCAGGAGCCGGCCGCCGATCCGGCCTTCCGGGGGTTCCCGGGGCCGGAGATCGACGGCGGACCGCACTTCTTCTACGCGTTGCAGTGGTTCCTCTTCGGCCTGCTGGCGATCGGCGGGCTGGTCTACTTCTCCCGGCAGGACGTGACCGCCGAGGAGCCGGCGACCGTTGCCGGGAACAACGACGATGTGGCGCGGACCACTCCCTGAGCACCCGTTGCCCCCGGCTACGACCGGCGCGCGGACCTGCGTCACCGAGTGTTTCGCCAGGGCCGACGCTGCCGGCAACTACCTTGCGGTGAGACGCAAGTCCAGTGAATGAGATCGATGCCACCCGGCGCGGCGTGCGCCGGGCGAGATGTGGTGGCGTGAGGCAGGATGGGGACGTGGACCTCGGACTGCGCGATCGCATCTACATCGTCACCGGCGCCAGCGGCGGGCTCGGTTACGCCACCGCCAAGGCATTGGCCGCGGAAGGCGCCAAGCTGGTCATCTCCAGCCGGAGCGAGGAGTCGATCTCCCGCGCCGCCGCCGAACTCGGCCAGAACGTGGTCGGCATCCCGGTCGACAACGCCGATCCGGAGAGCGCCGAGCGGCTGGCCGCGACCGCGATTGCCAAGTGGGGTGCCCTGCACGGCGCCCTGATCAGCGTCGGCGGCCCCCGGCCCGGCACGGCGATGGACACCGAGGAGGACGACTGGCGCGCCGCCTTCGACAGCGTCTTCCTGGGCGGGCTGCGGATCGCCCGCTCGGTCGCCCGGGCCGGCACCGACGGTACGTCGATCGCCTTCGTGCTGTCGTCGTCGGTGAAGTCGCCGATCAACGGCCTGGCGATCTCCAACGGGCTCCGGCCCGGCCTCGCGATGGTGGCCAAGACGCTGGCCGACGAACTCGGCCCCAACGGCGTCCGGGTGAACGGGTTGATGCCCGGCCGGATCGCCACCGACCGGCTGAAGGAACTGGACGGCAAGTCGGGTGACCCCGACGCCGCCCGCCGCGCCGCGGAGAAGACGATCCCGCTCCGCCGTTACGGCAACCCCGACGAGTTCGGCCGGGTCGCCGCCTTCGTCCTGTCCCCCGCCGCGTCCTACCTCACCGGCGCCATCATCCCGATCGACGGCGGCGCCCTCCGCGCGATCTGACGGCGCCCGTCACGCTCGCCGACCCACCGCTTCCTACCCGACGGCGCTCACCACCCACCGCTCCGTGCCCGACGGCGCTCACCACCCGCAGCCTGGCGCGGCGCTTTTCTGCCCGACGGCGCTCACCCCTGCAGCCCCGGCGCGGCGCTCCTCTGCCCGACGGCGCTCACCCCCCCGGAGCCCGGCGCGCCGCTCCCCGGCTCGACCGCGCTACTCGCCGGGCACGGACTCCTCCGGCTCCGGGTCCTTCGGGCTGTCGCGGTCCTTCGACGGCTGCACCCGCTTCGGCTCGCCGGGCATCTTCGGGTACTCCGGCGGGTACGGCAGGTCGCCTTCGCCGAAGTCGCGCTCCTGCTTGGCCGACAGCTCCAGCAGCGACTCCAGCGAGAACGCCTGCTCCCCGACCGCCGCGTGCAGGTCACCGGCCTCGGCGAAGCGGGCCGGCATCGTCAGCACGTCGAAGTCGTCCGGCACCACCTCGGACACCTCCTCCCAGCGCAGCGGCGCCGAGACCCGGGCGCGCGCGTTCGGCCGGACGGAGTACGCCGAGGCGATGGTGCGGTCGCGGGCCATCTGGTTGTAGTCGATGAAAACGCGCTCGCCGCGCTCCTCCTTCCACCAGTTGACCGTCACCTGGTCGGGCATCCGCCGGGACAGTTCGCGGCCGACCGCGATCACGGCCCGCCGTGCCTGGACGAAGTCCCACCGGGGCTCGATCGGCACGTAGACGTGCAGCCCGCGACCGCCCGAGGTCTTCGGATAACCCTCCAGACCGTGCTCGGCGAGCAGTTCCCGCAACACCGGAGCGATCACGGCGGCACTCTTGAAGTCGGTGCCGGGCTGGGGGTCCAGGTCGATCCGCAGTTGGTCCGGCGAGTCCAGTTCCGGGCGGCGTACCGGCCAGGGGTGGAAGGTGAGCGTGCCCAGATTCGCCGCCCAGGCGACCACCGCCAGCTCGGTCGGGCAGACCTCGTCGGCCGGCCGGCCGCTGGGAAACCTGATGGTCGCCGTCTCGACCCAGTCGGGCGCGCCCTTGGCGACCCGCTTCTGGTAGAACGCGTCGCCCTTGTTGTCCATCCGGGTCGACAGCTTCGCGCCCTCGAACCACCCGCCCGGCCAGCGCTCGAGCGTGGTCGGCCGGTCCCTGAGCGCGCCCAGGATCCCGTCGCCGACCGCGACGAAGTAGTTCACGATGTCGAGTTTGGTCAGGCCCCGGTCCGCGAAGTACGGCTTGTCGGGGTTGCTGACCCGGACCGTCCGTCCCGCGATCTCCAGCTCGATTGCCTTGGTCGCCGCCATGGCGCGACGCTACCGCCCGGCACCGGCAAAACCGCCGCGAGCACGCGGGAAAGAGAAATTTCCCGACCTCTGGCCACCCTGGGTGACTGGGCGGTAACGTTCCAGCACCTCGTTCCTGGGGCGTGAGGCCCCCGGGACACCCTTGAAGGAGCGCGAGGATGAACAAATCCGCCCTGCTCGCCGCTGCTACCGCAGTGGCGACCGCAACCGCCCTCGGGCTGACCGGCGCCACCACGGCCACCGGCGCCCCCGCGGCAGAGCCGGTCCCGACCTCCGCTGCCGCGGTCGCCCGGGCCAAAGCCGCCGTCCCGGCGAATCTCGGCACCCTGAAAGCCACCGGCGCCGACACCTTCCTGGTGAAAGACGTCATCGTCGACGCCGACGGCAGCACCCACGTCCGGATGGACCGCATCATCGGCGGCCTGCCCGTGCTCGGCGGCGACGTGGTCATGCACCAGGCCAAGGACGGCGCCGTGAAGGGCGTCAGCCTGACCCTGGACCGCTCGGCGAACGTCGGCCGGACCCCGAGGATCACCGCCGCCACCGCGGTCGGCAAGGCAGTGACCGGCAACCTCAAGGCCGAGGGCAAGCCGGCCCTGGTCATCGAGGCGCGCAAGGGCGCGCCGCGACTCGCCTACCGGGTCAGCAGCGGCGGCACGCAGGCCGACGGCACGCCCAGTCACGTGACGACGACGATCGATGCCCTCACCGGCGCGAAACTGGTCAGCGAGCAGCACATCCACACCGCGACCGGCGACGGCAAGAGCCTGTACTCCGGCACCGTCCCGCTCGACACCACCGCGGTGACCGGTGGGTTCAACCTGACCGACGGAGCCCGCGGCAACGGCACCACGCTGGACGCGCAGAACAAGACCGACTCGATCTTCTGCCAGATCCTGCAGATCGGTTGCCCGGTCGCGGCCAAGTTCCTCGACGCGGACAACCACTGGGGCAGCGGCCTGAACACCGACCGCGCGTCAGCGGCGGCGGACGCGCACTACGGCGCGGCGACGACGTTCGACTACTTCAAGCTGATCCACGGCCGCAACGGCATCTTCAACGACGGCAAGGGCGTCCCCAGCCGGGTGCACTACGGCACCAACTACGTGAACGCGTTCTGGGACGGCAAGAAGATGACCTACGGCGACGGCGACGGGGTCGTCGCGGGCCCGCTGGTCTCGATCGACGTGGCCGGCCACGAGATGTCGCACGGCGTCACCTCGGCCACCTCGAACCTGACCTACTCCGGTGAGTCCGGCGGCCTGAACGAGGCCACCAGCGACATCTTCGGGACCGCGGTCGAGTTCTACTCCGACAACGCGGCCGACCCCGGCGACTACTACATCGGCGAGGAGATCATGAAGGACCGGCCGGCCCTCCGGTACATGGACAAGCCGAGCAAGGACGGCAACTCCAAGGACTGCTGGTACTCCGGTATCGGCAACATCGACGTGCACTACTCCTCGGGCGTGGCGAACCACTTCTTCTACCTCGCCGTCGAGGGCAGCGGCCCCAAGGTGATCGGCGGCCTGCAGCACGACTCGCCCACCTGCAACGGATCGACCGTGACCGGTGTCGACCGGACCAAGGTCGCCAAGATCTGGTACCGGGCGCTGACCACGTACTTCACCACCGGTACGACGTACGCGCAGGCCCGGGTCGCGACGCTGAACGCGGCCACCGACCTGTACGGCGCTGCGAGCCCGGAGCGCGCGACGGTGGCGGCCGCCTGGTCGGCCGTCGGCGTCAACTGATCGGCTGAGATCGCCCGGGCCTGTCCCACTGGGGCGGACAGGCCCGGGCGATTGCGGCTGGCTTACGTCAGGGCCCGGGACGGGGTTTCGGTTGACCCGCCGCCGATAATGGGGACATGACAGAGAGCACCAGGCAGTACGCGGTACAGAAGTCCGACCAGGAGTGGCGTGCCGAGTTGTCGCCGGCGGAGTTCCAGGTGCTTCGCAAGGCCGGGACCGAGCGGCCGTTCACCGGTGAGTACACCGACACCAAGACGATCGGCGTGTACCAGTGCCGGGCGTGTGACGCGGAGCTGTTCCGCAGTGAGACCAAGTTCGACTCGCACTGCGGCTGGCCGTCGTTCTTCGCCCCGCTGGCCGAGGACCGGGTGGAGTACATCGAGGACCACGACCTCGGCATGAAGCGCGTCGAGGTCCGCTGCGCCAACTGCGGCTCCCACCTCGGCCACGTCTTCGAGGGTGAGGGCTACGGCACCCCCACCGACCTGCGCTACTGCATCAACTCGGTCAGCCTGAAGCTGACGCCCGCGGAGTAGCCCGCCGGCCCGGTCCTCGTCGCCCCGGTCCGCATCGCTCAGACCGGAGTGGCGAGGGCTACCGGGTTGTTGTCGGGGTCGGTGACGTAGGCCTGGCGTTCACCCCAGGGCATGGTGGCCGGCTCCTGCAGGACCGGGTGGCCGGCCGCCCGGAAGGCCTCCACGGTGGCTTCGACCGAGTCGACGTAGACGAAGAGCTCGAAGCGTGCCGCCGTACCGACGTTGATGCCCAGCTGGGCTTCCGGCCAGCTGGAGTCGGCGATCCCGAGGGATGACTCGCCGCGTTCCAGGCCGACGTAGTGCGGGTCGCCCTCCATCGGGAACTGGTAGCGCGACTCGTAACCGAGCAGGGCGTAGAACTCCAGCGACCGGCGCACGTCGGAGACGTACAGGACCGGGAAGGCCTTGCGCTCGGTGGTCACGCCAGGTTCGCGATCAGGTCACTCAGCTCGGCCCGTTTGCCGGTGTAGAACGGGACCTCCTCACGCACGTGCCGTCGGGCGGTCGACGCGCGCAGGTCGCGCATCAGGTCGACCATCCGGTGCAGCTCGTCGGCCTCGAAGGCCAGCATCCACTCGTAGTCGCCGA encodes:
- a CDS encoding Mur ligase family protein, whose product is MVELRVLDGANLYFSRAAIKLTLDLSALIDAPAPAAKAYAQALGLGATRPGRIGSGFRQRFAVRVVGHILRRIAREAGIGRIGVRVRSENDVHRLVVAFPWAHEGRARALAMAIVEVVDAFGADELPELVTSVGDRVRNEPAGNAPPTLRPKIPVVAVTGTNGKTTTSRMIAHIGRAAGLHTGWSSTDGVYFDGKLVEYGDFSGPSGAGQVLSQPGVQLAVTETARGGILRRGVGVAYNDVSVVTNVTADHLGLGGIDTVDQLAEVKAVITKITRPRGWCVVNGDDPRTFAMRLDSPAKSWVFSRDPDSPSIRSVLDEGGRATTVLDGFITVLDQASDAEPLLKVVDVPMTLSGLSHYNVENALAAASAALGLGLPRAAVIEGLSTFSPSENNPGRMNMYSVRDFTVVIDLAHNEAGLEALLEIMNGVRMPGARLLLALGSPGDRSDEMVSAMGAIGARGADRVVIGHKGEYLRGRPPSELEAVFREGAGSVGVEDVPSFPTELEAAQALVGEARAGDVVAVMSLQDRASLDAWLRSEGATVDDPETLKAKVERAQH
- a CDS encoding M4 family metallopeptidase, which codes for MNKSALLAAATAVATATALGLTGATTATGAPAAEPVPTSAAAVARAKAAVPANLGTLKATGADTFLVKDVIVDADGSTHVRMDRIIGGLPVLGGDVVMHQAKDGAVKGVSLTLDRSANVGRTPRITAATAVGKAVTGNLKAEGKPALVIEARKGAPRLAYRVSSGGTQADGTPSHVTTTIDALTGAKLVSEQHIHTATGDGKSLYSGTVPLDTTAVTGGFNLTDGARGNGTTLDAQNKTDSIFCQILQIGCPVAAKFLDADNHWGSGLNTDRASAAADAHYGAATTFDYFKLIHGRNGIFNDGKGVPSRVHYGTNYVNAFWDGKKMTYGDGDGVVAGPLVSIDVAGHEMSHGVTSATSNLTYSGESGGLNEATSDIFGTAVEFYSDNAADPGDYYIGEEIMKDRPALRYMDKPSKDGNSKDCWYSGIGNIDVHYSSGVANHFFYLAVEGSGPKVIGGLQHDSPTCNGSTVTGVDRTKVAKIWYRALTTYFTTGTTYAQARVATLNAATDLYGAASPERATVAAAWSAVGVN
- the msrB gene encoding peptide-methionine (R)-S-oxide reductase MsrB is translated as MTESTRQYAVQKSDQEWRAELSPAEFQVLRKAGTERPFTGEYTDTKTIGVYQCRACDAELFRSETKFDSHCGWPSFFAPLAEDRVEYIEDHDLGMKRVEVRCANCGSHLGHVFEGEGYGTPTDLRYCINSVSLKLTPAE
- a CDS encoding dodecin, encoding MTDRTYRVTELVGTSKEGVDAAITNAISRAGETLRHLDWFEVTQIRGHIVDNAIDHYQVGLKVGFRLEDS
- a CDS encoding DUF3099 domain-containing protein; the protein is MSQRRKRGRERSDATVITVTDAQPGRSVDLETRIFRYAWMMSLRVVCFVGAVITPSPWRWILLVGAVFLPSVAVVLANARQTAKVSGGEVYLPPARPELRQEHDTEK
- a CDS encoding VOC family protein; amino-acid sequence: MTTERKAFPVLYVSDVRRSLEFYALLGYESRYQFPMEGDPHYVGLERGESSLGIADSSWPEAQLGINVGTAARFELFVYVDSVEATVEAFRAAGHPVLQEPATMPWGERQAYVTDPDNNPVALATPV
- the fabG gene encoding 3-oxoacyl-[acyl-carrier-protein] reductase; translated protein: MARSVLVTGGNRGIGLAIATAFREAGDQVAVTYRSGEPPEGFLGVKCDVTDAEQVDAAFDTIAAEHGPVEVLIANAGITRDTLLLRMSDDDWDAVIQTNLTGSFRVAKRAAKGMLRLRRGRIVFISSVVGLLGSPGQVNYAASKSGLIGMARSMARELGSRGITTNVVAPGFVETDMTAVLPEETQKQYLGQIPLGRFGRTEEIAQAVRWISSDEAAYITGAVIPVDGGIGMGH
- a CDS encoding SDR family oxidoreductase; its protein translation is MRQDGDVDLGLRDRIYIVTGASGGLGYATAKALAAEGAKLVISSRSEESISRAAAELGQNVVGIPVDNADPESAERLAATAIAKWGALHGALISVGGPRPGTAMDTEEDDWRAAFDSVFLGGLRIARSVARAGTDGTSIAFVLSSSVKSPINGLAISNGLRPGLAMVAKTLADELGPNGVRVNGLMPGRIATDRLKELDGKSGDPDAARRAAEKTIPLRRYGNPDEFGRVAAFVLSPAASYLTGAIIPIDGGALRAI
- the moaA gene encoding GTP 3',8-cyclase MoaA: MTAPSRTPLGLADNYGRVATDLRVSLTDRCNLRCTYCMPEEGLDWLAKPELLTDDEIVRLVSVAVGHLGVDEIRFTGGEPLLRRGVVDIVSRTTKLLPRPQVSITTNGIGLARQAQALREAGLDRVNVSLDTVRQDTFLELTRRDRLKDVLAGLAAAHEAGLTPVKVNAVLMRGVNDDQAPELLQFCLDHGYELRFIEQMPLDAQHGWSRDQMITADEILELLGERFGLAATDAATRGSAPAESFTVNGGPATVGIIASVTRPFCGDCDRVRLTADGQVRDCLFARTESDLRTALRAGAGDEELADRWRRAMRGKLPGHGINDPSFLQPVRPMSAIGG
- the fabI gene encoding enoyl-ACP reductase FabI, encoding MGILDGKRILVAGVTLDSSIGFATAKVAQEQGATVLISNFGRALSITRRIAGRLPVTPPVIELDVTDEDHLAALPAAIREHVDGLDGVVHSIAYGNPETILGGKFLDGPWDDVSRAVHVSAYSLKSLAVTCAPLMSRGGSIVGLTFDASVAWPGYDWMGVAKAALESTSRYLARDLGAQGIRCNLVSAGPLKTLAAKAIPGFEKFEGPWLDQAPLGWDPSDLEPTGKTIVALLSDFFPSTTGEIIHVDGGFHAMGA
- a CDS encoding DNA polymerase domain-containing protein is translated as MAATKAIELEIAGRTVRVSNPDKPYFADRGLTKLDIVNYFVAVGDGILGALRDRPTTLERWPGGWFEGAKLSTRMDNKGDAFYQKRVAKGAPDWVETATIRFPSGRPADEVCPTELAVVAWAANLGTLTFHPWPVRRPELDSPDQLRIDLDPQPGTDFKSAAVIAPVLRELLAEHGLEGYPKTSGGRGLHVYVPIEPRWDFVQARRAVIAVGRELSRRMPDQVTVNWWKEERGERVFIDYNQMARDRTIASAYSVRPNARARVSAPLRWEEVSEVVPDDFDVLTMPARFAEAGDLHAAVGEQAFSLESLLELSAKQERDFGEGDLPYPPEYPKMPGEPKRVQPSKDRDSPKDPEPEESVPGE
- a CDS encoding SURF1 family cytochrome oxidase biogenesis protein encodes the protein MRRLMNVRWFTSALVIVVLSVACLQLGRWQLHRLDSRKAHNEVIRKNLAAPVTPLTEIVGPDRVIGEQHDWRTATVTGRYDATKQVVVRYRNVNDRPGFEIVTPLLLPDGTAVLVDRGFLPKQGGELAPGTVPAAPSGEVTVTGRLRRSERGGHTNGGTPADGTARLINGAEYAPALGLTLYDGYLTVDQQEPAADPAFRGFPGPEIDGGPHFFYALQWFLFGLLAIGGLVYFSRQDVTAEEPATVAGNNDDVARTTP